The following are encoded together in the Bubalus kerabau isolate K-KA32 ecotype Philippines breed swamp buffalo chromosome 3, PCC_UOA_SB_1v2, whole genome shotgun sequence genome:
- the EEF1B2 gene encoding elongation factor 1-beta, with protein sequence MGFGDLKSPAGLQVLNDYLADKSYIEGYVPSQADVAVFEAVSGPPPADLCHALRWYNHIKSYEKEKASLPGVKKALGKYGPANVEDTTESGATDSKDDDDIDLFGSDDEEESEEAKRLREERLAQYESKKAKKPALVAKSSILLDVKPWDDETDMAKLEECVRSIQADGLVWGSSKLVPVGYGIKKLQIQCVVEDDKVGTDMLEEQITAFDEYVQSMDVAAFNKI encoded by the exons ATGGGTTTTGGAGACTTGAAAAGCCCCGCTGGCCTCCAGGTGCTCAACGACTACTTGGCGGACAAGAGTTACATAGAGGG GTATGTGCCATCCCAAGCAGATGTAGCAGTGTTTGAAGCCGTCTCCGGCCCACCACCTGCCGACTTGTGTCATGCCCTCCGTTGGTATAATCACATCAAATCTTATGAGAAGGAAAAGGCCAG cctgCCAGGAGTGAAGAAAGCTTTGGGCAAGTATGGCCCTGCTAATGTGGAAGACACCACAGAAAGTGGAGCTACAGATAGTAAAGATGATGATGACATTGATCTCTTTGGATCTGATGATGAGGAG GAAAGTGAAGAAGCCAAGAGGCTAAGAGAAGAACGCCTTGCCCAGTATGAGTCAAAGAAAGCCAAAA aacCAGCACTTGTTGCCAAGTCTTCCATCTTATTAGACGTGAAACCTTGGGATGATGAGACCGATATGGCAAAACTAGAGGAGTGCGTCAGAAGCATTCAAGCAGACGGCTTGGTCTGGGGCTCTT CTAAACTAGTTCCGGTTGGGTATGGCATTAAAAAACTTCAAATACAGTGTGTAGTTGAAGACGACAAAGTTGGGACAGACATGCTGGAGGAGCAGATCACTGCTTTCGATGAGTATGTACAGTCTATGGATGTGGCTGCATTCAACAAGATCTAA
- the CMKLR2 gene encoding chemerin-like receptor 2 gives MEDLEKTLFEDFENYSYALEYYSPETNSEEKAPLGAIHWVSLVLCCLAFVLGIPGNATVIWFTGFKWKKTVTTLWFLNLAIADFIFLLFLPLYISYVAMNFHWPFGIWLCKANSFIAQLNMFASVFFLMVISLDRYIYLIHPVLSHRYRTLRNSLIVIIVVWLLASLMGGPALYFRDTLELNNHTLCYNNFHEHDVDFRLMRHHVLTWVKAIVGYLLPLLTMSICYLCLIFKVKKRSILISSKHFWTILAVVMAFLICWTPYHLFSIWELTIHHNSYFHQVLQAGIPLSTGLAFLNSCLNPILYVLISKKFQARFRASVAEILKYTLWEVSCSGTLSEQLRNSETKNLSLLETAQ, from the coding sequence ATGGAAGATCTAGAGAAGACATTATTTGAAGACTTTGAGAACTACTCCTATGCCCTGGAATATTATTCCCCAGAGACGAATTCAGAGGAGAAAGCACCCCTGGGAGCCATTCACTGGGTCTCCTTGGTGTTGTGCTGTTTGGCATTTGTCCTGGGCATTCCAGGAAATGCCACTGTCATTTGGTTCACGGGATTCAAGTGGAAGAAGACAGTCACCACTCTCTGGTTCCTCAATCTAGCCATCGcggatttcatttttcttctcttcctacctCTGTACATCTCCTATGTGGCCATGAATTTTCATTGGCCATTTGGCATCTGGTTGTGCAAAGCCAATTCCTTCATTGCTCAGTTGAACATGTTTGCCAGTGTCTTCTTCCTGATGGTGATAAGCCTGGACCGCTATATCTACTTGATCCACCCTGTCTTATCTCATCGGTACCGTACCCTCAGGAACTCTCTGATTGTTATTATAGTTGTTTGGCTTTTGGCTTCACTAATGGGTGGGCCAGCTCTGTACTTCCGGGACACTCTGGAGTTGAATAACCACACTCTTTGCTATAACAACTTCCATGAGCATGATGTAGACTTCAGGTTGATGAGGCATCATGTTCTGACCTGGGTGAAAGCTATTGTTGGGTACCTCCTCCCTCTGCTAACAATGAGCATTTGCTACTTGTGCCTCATCTTCAAGGTGAAGAAGCGAAGCATCCTGATCTCCAGTAAGCACTTCTGGACCATCCTGGCTGTGGTCATGGCCTTTCTGATTTGCTGGACTCCTTATCACCTGTTTAGCATTTGGGAACTCACGATTCACCACAATAGCTATTTCCACCAAGTGCTGCAGGCTGGCATCCCCCTCTCCACTGGCCTGGCATTCCTCAATAGTTGCTTGAACCCCATCCTTTACGTCCTGATTAGTAAGAAGTTCCAAGCGCGCTTCCGGGCCTCAGTGGCTGAGATACTAAAATACACGCTGTGGGAGGTGAGCTGCTCAGGCACCCTGAGTGAACAGCTCAGGAACTCTGAAACCaagaatctgagtctcctggaAACAGCCCAGTGA